In Clavibacter capsici, the following are encoded in one genomic region:
- a CDS encoding ParA family protein, which translates to MRIVAVVQQKGGVGKTTIAVNLAAVTAEHSRVLVVDADHVQHSATDWAEASEAEGATAWPFDFTDDARPEVLSQLREASDYDTIIVDTPGSLAPSEIQRTGLVLDSADFVIVPMEPQPLSVTPLMRTIKSVIEPRGLEYRVLLSRVGREEAQQKRRDETIARLDDMGIPRLRTVIRQYVVHSDAPATGGVVTTYPESRQTVHAISDFSSLALELTSIWANGRNK; encoded by the coding sequence ATGCGCATCGTTGCTGTCGTGCAGCAGAAGGGCGGGGTGGGGAAGACCACCATTGCGGTCAACCTCGCAGCCGTCACAGCCGAGCACTCGCGAGTCCTCGTGGTCGACGCCGACCACGTGCAGCACTCCGCCACGGACTGGGCCGAGGCATCGGAAGCCGAAGGCGCGACGGCCTGGCCTTTCGACTTCACGGACGACGCGCGACCCGAGGTCCTGTCCCAGCTCCGCGAGGCATCGGACTACGACACGATCATCGTCGACACCCCGGGCAGCCTCGCCCCAAGCGAAATCCAGCGCACCGGCCTCGTGCTGGACTCCGCGGACTTCGTGATCGTCCCCATGGAGCCGCAGCCGCTGAGCGTCACACCCCTCATGCGGACCATCAAGTCCGTCATCGAGCCCCGCGGTCTCGAGTACCGCGTCCTGCTGTCGCGCGTGGGGCGCGAGGAGGCGCAGCAGAAGCGCCGGGACGAGACGATCGCGCGCCTCGACGACATGGGGATCCCGAGGCTCCGTACCGTCATCCGGCAGTACGTCGTCCACTCGGACGCCCCCGCGACGGGCGGCGTCGTGACCACGTACCCGGAGAGCCGCCAGACCGTCCACGCGATCAGCGATTTCTCCTCCCTCGCGCTCGAACTCACGAGCATCTGGGCCAACGGAAGGAACAAGTGA
- a CDS encoding partitioning protein, which produces MERVFNKAVDAVPDPGLAQEPETTAPELPAPAVVPDAEAPGTPARITFDVTPELKRAYKVWTAAHGTTIKDHLTAYVKQSIES; this is translated from the coding sequence ATGGAGCGCGTCTTCAACAAGGCCGTGGACGCCGTGCCAGACCCCGGCCTCGCACAGGAGCCCGAGACCACCGCGCCCGAGCTGCCGGCACCTGCTGTCGTGCCCGACGCGGAAGCCCCGGGCACGCCGGCCCGCATCACCTTCGACGTCACGCCCGAGCTCAAGCGCGCCTACAAGGTATGGACGGCGGCGCACGGAACGACGATCAAGGATCATCTGACTGCGTACGTCAAGCAGTCCATCGAATCCTGA
- a CDS encoding winged helix-turn-helix transcriptional regulator, translating to MRQRDAPDNVSGMQVVLQAQSRVLVLRHLLRGPATFDELLRELDMSVAGCRQAIYVLTEAGYVTDDADPSYRRKPSETRYWALRERVAGDALDFVKYLLS from the coding sequence ATGCGCCAGAGAGACGCCCCCGACAACGTGAGCGGGATGCAGGTCGTTCTCCAGGCGCAATCGCGCGTGCTCGTGCTGCGGCACCTGCTGCGCGGGCCGGCGACGTTCGATGAGCTGCTGAGGGAGCTCGACATGTCGGTGGCGGGGTGCCGGCAGGCGATCTACGTCCTCACGGAGGCCGGCTACGTCACGGACGACGCCGATCCCTCCTACCGTCGCAAGCCCTCCGAGACGAGGTACTGGGCTCTGCGCGAGCGCGTGGCCGGCGACGCCCTCGACTTCGTGAAGTACCTGCTGAGCTGA